The following is a genomic window from Miltoncostaea oceani.
GGCGAACGCCGGGCCCAGCTCCGCGGGGGTGAGGTGGTTCAGGCCGTCGAGGGTCGACACCGCGGCGTCGAACGGCCCGGTGAGCGTGAGGTGGGGGAGGGCCTCGTGGACGAGGGGGACGTCCGGGCCGAGCCGCCGCCGCGCCCGGGCGAGCATCTGCGCGGACGCGTCGACGCCGGACACCCGGTAGCCGAGCGCGACCAGCTCGGCCGCCATGAGGCCGGTGCCGCAGCACACGTCGAGGACCGACCGGACCCCGGCCGCGTCGGACCCGCACAGCTCCTGCAGGAACGCCGCCCAGCGCGCGTGGCAGGGGTCCACGACGACCTCGTCGTAGACCCCCGCGAGCCGCGTGTACGGGGTCGCGCTCAGATCCCGAGGATCCGGGCCTTCGCGGCCGCGAACTCCTCGGCGGAGAGGACGCCCTGCTGGTGGAGCGCCGCGAGGTCCTGGAGCTTCGTGATCTGCTCGTCCTGGGCGGGCGCGGCCGGGGCGGGCTCCGCGTACTGCGGCGGCGCGGGGGCGGGCTCGGCGTACTGCGTCTCGCCGTAGCGCGCGGCCTGGCGGCGAGCGACGCGGCCGGACACGGCGGTCGCGGTGCCCGCGACCACGGCGGTCCGGGCGGCCATTCGGAGAAGTCCCATCGGTGCTGCCTCCAGTCGGGGTGCGGCGGCCTAGGAGCCGGAGAGTGCGGCCTCGGACACGTCGGCGGGGATGCGGATCTGGTCGATCAGCACGGCGTCCGCGGCGCGGCACGCCTCGACGAACCTCGCCGCCCACGTGTTCTCGAACGCGATCAGCAGCGCCGAGCTCTCGGGCGCCAGGTCGTCGGCGACCTCCTCGGCGTCGTCCGGCCCGAGGACACCCGGGTCGTGGACGTTGACCTCGAGGAACGCCGGACCCGTCTCCGGGTCGAGGTCCTGGATGTCGATCGCCGTGGTGACCCCCGCGGCGTCCTTCGTGACGAACAGGAGGTCGAGCACGCGGATCGTGTTGCTCTCGACGAGCTCCATGAGGGCCGGCGCGATGCGGCCCGTGAACCTGTTCCCGGGGAATCCGATGATGACGACGTCGACGGGGCCCGATGCCATGGCGCCCTCCTTCGTGGGGCTCGCCTGCCGGTCGGGTCGATTCGACTCCCCGGCCCCCCGCGGCGCATCGTCCCATCGGGATGAAGCGGGCCCCCGGGGCGCGCCGTAGCGTCCGCCGCGTGCACGCAACCCCTCCCCGACCGGCATGAGCACCCGGGCGTCGGGCGGGACGGCGCTGGTGTTGCTGACACTCGCGACCGGCCAGTTCCTGATGGCGCTCGACAGCTCCGTGATGAACGTGGCCATCGCGACGGTCGCCGCGGACGTCGGGACCACCGTGAGCGGGATCCAGACCGCCATCACGCTCTACACGCTGGTGATGGCGGCGCTGATGATCCCCGGCGGCAAGGTCGGCGCGCTCATCGGCCACCGGCGGGCGTTCTCGCTCGGCTGCGTCATCTACGCCGCCGGCTCGCTCACGACGTCGCTCGCCCCGAACTACCCGACGCTGCTCTTCGGGTGGTCGTTCCTCGAGGGCCTCGGCGCGGCGCTGATCCTGCCCGCCATCGTCGCGCTCGTGGCGAGCAACTTCGCCCCGGAGCGGCGTCCCGCGGCGTACGGCCTGATCGCCGCGGCCGCCGCCATCGCGATCGCGGTCGGACCCCTCATCGGCGGCCTCGCGACCACCTACTTCTCGTGGCGGTGGGTCTTCGCCGGCGAGGTGGTGCTGGTGCTCGGGATCCTCATCCTGGGACGCCGGATCGCCGACGTGCCGCCCGTCGCGCGGAAGCGCATCGACCTGGTGGGCGCCGTGCTGTGCGCCTCGGGCCTCGCGCTGTTCGTCTTCGGCGTCCTCCGCAGCGGCGAGTGGGGCTTCCTCGAGCCGAAGGCCGGGGCGCCGACGTGGTTCGGCATCTCGCCCGTGCTGTGGCTCGTCTGCGCCGGCGCGCTGCTCGTCTGGCTGTTCCTGCGCTGGGAGGCGCGGGTCGAGGACCGCGGCGGCGAGCCGCTCGTGCGCCCGGCGATGCTCCGCAACCGGCAGCTCACGGGTGGCCTGACGATGTTCTTCTTCCAGTACGCGGTCCAGGCCGGGGTGTTCTTCGTCACGCCCCTCTACCTCTCGGTCGCGCTCGGCCTCTCCGCCCTCGACACCGGCGTGCGCCTGGTGCCGCTGTCGGTGACGCTGCTGCTGGCGGCCGTCGGCATCCCGAGGCTGCTGCCGCGGGTCTCGCCGCGGCTGGTCGTCCGCGCCGGCCTCCTCGCGATGCTCGCCGGCACGCTCGTGCTGATCGGCGGTCTCGACGCCGACTCCGGCCCCGAGATCGTGCTCGTCCCGATGCTCCTGCTGGGGCTCGGCATGGGCGCCCTCGCCTCCCAGCTCGGCGCCGTGACGGTGTCGGCCGTCCCCACCGAGCAGAGCGCCGAGGTCGGCGGGGTCCAGAACACCGTCACCAACCTCGGGGCGTCGATCGGCACCGCCCTCGCCGGGTCGCTCCTCATCGCCGCCCTGTCGAGCGCCTTCCTGACGAACATCGCGGCGAGCCCCGCCGTCCCGGAGAGCGTGAAGTCGTCCGCCGAGGTGCAGCTCGCCGGGGGGATCCCGTTCGTCTCGGACGCAGACATGCAGGCCGCGCTCGACGAGGCCGGGCTCTCGTCCTCCGCGACCCGGGCCGCGCTCGACGCCAACGCGGAGGCGCGGATCACCGGGCTCCGGGCGGGCCTCGCGATCCTCGCCCTGCTGGCGCTCGTCGCCCTGTTCCTGTCCGGCCGGATCCCGCGGGCGCCACCCGGGGAGGCCCTCGTCCCCCGGGCCGCCTGACACCGCGGGGGGACCGGACGTCAGGCGACGCGCGCGCCGTCCCGGTCGGCGCCCGCCTCGTGCGGGCCGTTGGCGAGGTAGAGCAGGGCGGCGCGGACACGGCGGTCGACGGCCTCGTCCTGCACGGGCAGGGCCAGCTTCGCGAGGATCGCGTTGACGTGCTTCTCGACCGCGCGCTTCGTGAGCACCAGCTCGGCGGCGATGGCGGCGTTGCTGCGGCCCTGCGC
Proteins encoded in this region:
- a CDS encoding SHOCT domain-containing protein, giving the protein MGLLRMAARTAVVAGTATAVSGRVARRQAARYGETQYAEPAPAPPQYAEPAPAAPAQDEQITKLQDLAALHQQGVLSAEEFAAAKARILGI
- a CDS encoding DUF6325 family protein is translated as MASGPVDVVIIGFPGNRFTGRIAPALMELVESNTIRVLDLLFVTKDAAGVTTAIDIQDLDPETGPAFLEVNVHDPGVLGPDDAEEVADDLAPESSALLIAFENTWAARFVEACRAADAVLIDQIRIPADVSEAALSGS
- a CDS encoding MFS transporter, which gives rise to MSTRASGGTALVLLTLATGQFLMALDSSVMNVAIATVAADVGTTVSGIQTAITLYTLVMAALMIPGGKVGALIGHRRAFSLGCVIYAAGSLTTSLAPNYPTLLFGWSFLEGLGAALILPAIVALVASNFAPERRPAAYGLIAAAAAIAIAVGPLIGGLATTYFSWRWVFAGEVVLVLGILILGRRIADVPPVARKRIDLVGAVLCASGLALFVFGVLRSGEWGFLEPKAGAPTWFGISPVLWLVCAGALLVWLFLRWEARVEDRGGEPLVRPAMLRNRQLTGGLTMFFFQYAVQAGVFFVTPLYLSVALGLSALDTGVRLVPLSVTLLLAAVGIPRLLPRVSPRLVVRAGLLAMLAGTLVLIGGLDADSGPEIVLVPMLLLGLGMGALASQLGAVTVSAVPTEQSAEVGGVQNTVTNLGASIGTALAGSLLIAALSSAFLTNIAASPAVPESVKSSAEVQLAGGIPFVSDADMQAALDEAGLSSSATRAALDANAEARITGLRAGLAILALLALVALFLSGRIPRAPPGEALVPRAA